One Danio aesculapii chromosome 22, fDanAes4.1, whole genome shotgun sequence genomic window carries:
- the si:ch211-274k16.2 gene encoding uncharacterized protein si:ch211-274k16.2 — MKRLVLMMFGLIFLKGAYAEIVESVSVTVGDSLTLHTKVSQIELGSVMEWKFGENVIALINSDPNKITHVITNASDRLELNRQTGNLKITNVKMADSGLYELDIISPSGSTLKNFSVIVINTAFDGVKVKSVKERDSVILPTGLDQLQRDDRLTWKFKGTIIAQINQTGIFPHDVLDGRFKDRLHLNPWTGSLTITNVRSNTSGEYVLDISKSSSRCTTHKTFSVTTIDGENMVSTTEGTAVILASGVFEIHQADVIIWRCEHGDSVIAKISNGAFSTFDGADGRFRDTLELDYKTGSLTIRNVKTEHAGLYHMDMIGSRRTIFKRISLSVCPRDWSLCLIAVIAVAFLLLVLAGGIFCFQKKCTNDQCKALK; from the exons ATGAAGAGACTTGTTTTGATGATGTTTGGCTTGATATTCTTGAAGG GTGCATATGCTGAGATTGTGGAGTCCGTATCAGTGACTGTGGGAGATTCTTTAACTCTCCACACTAAAGTTAGTCAAATAGAGCTGGGTAGTGTGATGGAATGGAAGTTTGGAGAAAATGTCATTGCTTTGATCAACAGTGACCCCAACAAGATCACACATGTCATTACTAATGCTAGTGACAGACTGGAGCTGAACAGGCAGACTGGAAACCTCAAAATCACGAATGTCAAAATGGCAGACTCTGGACTTTATGAACTGGACATTATCAGCCCCAGTGGGTCGACTTTGAAGAATTTCAGTGTCATTG TGATCAATACAGCATTCGATGGAGTGAAGGTTAAGTCAGTGAAAGAGAGAGACTCTGTCATTCTACCGACCGGTCTTGATCAATTACAGAGAGATGATCGGCTGACCTGGAAGTTTAAAGGCACAATCATCGCTCAAATAAATCAAACTGGAATCTTTCCTCATGATGTTCTTGATGGGAGATTTAAAGACAGACTGCATTTAAACCCGTGGACTGGATCACTCACTATTACTAACGTCAGATCGAACACTTCTGGAGAGTATGTGTTAGACATCAGTAAGAGCAGCAGCAGATGCACCACACACAAGACGTTCAGTGTTACTACCATTG ATGGAGAGAACATGGTGTCAACGACGGAGGGTACTGCTGTCATTCTCGCATCTGGTGTTTTTGAAATACATCAAGCTGATGTGATAATATGGAGGTGTGAACATGGAGACTCCGTCATAGCAAAAATCAGCAATGGCGCCTTCTCTACATTTGACGGAGCTGATGGGAGATTCAGAGACACGCTGGAGCTGGACTATaagactggatctctgaccatcaggAACGTCAAAACCGAACACGCTGGACTTTATCACATGGATATGATCGGCAGCCGTCGCACCATATTCAAGAGAATCAGCCTTTCTGTCTGTC CACGGGATTGGTCTCTATGTCTTATAGCAGTAATTGCTGTTGCTTTTCTGCTGCTGGTCTTGGCTGGAGGGATTTTTTGTTTCCAGAAAAAGTGCACAAATGATCAG